The Humulus lupulus chromosome 4, drHumLupu1.1, whole genome shotgun sequence genome has a window encoding:
- the LOC133831551 gene encoding protein IQ-DOMAIN 12 isoform X1 has translation MAKKRSWFGWIKKLFTCTEQTKIAKEWRWDLGRLELKQYPALMASQSQRTLSEATEEIKNRALNVAMATAAAAEAAVAAAQAAAEVVRLTGASECCHLYRKLDPNLAAIKIQSAYRAHLARKALRALKGLVRLQAIVRGRAVRRQAVSALKHLHANRKRRPEVHERILLAGDKFSNDDQSRTSVRAKNLEEKELKHHAQLEDSIQGGWNYSILSKEDMETILLKRQEAQMKRERIKKYSYSHRERRNTFMLQDSLTNEESSTQRCRLEPWEKQDLSKPIFRPTDNDVHGMVHVKLKNSRHKEFGLSTEFPLLRNSFFQDRRNSFGDDGMMPSSPVFPTYMAATESAKAKTRSMSIPKQRVGFWDGCLDGNHPHKNKLSLCSSYDGESIWRN, from the exons ATGGCAAAGAAGAGGAGCTGGTTTGGTTGGATAAAAAAGCTGTTTACTTGTACTGAACAGACAAAG ATAGCTAAGGAGTGGAGATGGGATTTGGGAAGGCTTGAACTTAAGCAATATCCTGCGCTTATGGCATCACAGTCACAGAGGACTCTTAGTGAGGCAACAGAAGAGATTAAGAATCGTGCTCTGAATGTTGCCATGGCAACAGCAGCCGCAGCTGAGGCTGCGGTTGCAGCTGCACAGGCTGCAGCTGAGGTTGTGAGGCTCACTGGTGCTTCAGAATGTTGCCATCTTTACAGGAAGTTGGACCCCAACTTGGCTGCCATAAAGATACAAAGTGCTTACCGAGCACATCTA GCGAGAAAAGCATTGCGAGCATTGAAAGGATTGGTGAGACTTCAAGCCATTGTTCGCGGCCGAGCTGTGAGACGCCAAGCAGTTTCAGCTTTGAAGCATCTACACGCCAATAGAAAGAGGCGACCAGAGGTCCATGAAAGGATCCTTCTTGCTGGAGACAAATTTTCCAATGATGATCAGAGTAGAACATCTGTCAGGGCAAAGAACTTAGAAGAAAAGGAACTAAAG CATCATGCGCAGCTTGAAGACAGCATTCAGGGAGGGTGGAATTACAGCATACTTTCGAAGGAAGACATGGAAACCATATTGTTAAAAAGGCAAGAGGCACAAATGAAGAGAGAGCGCATAAAGAAATACTCGTACTCACACAGG GAGAGAAGGAATACTTTCATGCTGCAAGATTCATTAACCAATGAAGAGTCTAGTACACAAAGATGCAGGTTAGAACCTTGGGAAAAACAGGATCTATCAAAGCCGATTTTTCGCCCAACAGATAATGATGTGCATGGAATGGTGCATGTTAAACTGAAAAATTCAAGACACAAAGAGTTTGGATTGAGTACAGAGTTTCCCCTTTTGAGGAATTCATTTTTCCAAGACAGAAGGAATTCATTTGGAGATGATGGTATGATGCCAAGTTCTCCAGTTTTTCCAACTTATATGGCTGCAACTGAATCTGCAAAGGCAAAGACAAGGTCAATGAGCATACCGAAGCAACGAGTTGGATTCTGGGATGGTTGCTTGGATGGAAACCATCCACACAAGAATAAGCTCTCCCTTTGTTCATCTTATGATGGTGAATCCATTTGGCGCAATTGA
- the LOC133831551 gene encoding protein IQ-DOMAIN 12 isoform X2: MAKKRSWFGWIKKLFTCTEQTKIAKEWRWDLGRLELKQYPALMASQSQRTLSEATEEIKNRALNVAMATAAAAEAAVAAAQAAAEVVRLTGASECCHLYRKLDPNLAAIKIQSAYRAHLARKALRALKGLVRLQAIVRGRAVRRQAVSALKHLHANRKRRPEVHERILLAGDKFSNDDQSRTSVRAKNLEEKELKLEDSIQGGWNYSILSKEDMETILLKRQEAQMKRERIKKYSYSHRERRNTFMLQDSLTNEESSTQRCRLEPWEKQDLSKPIFRPTDNDVHGMVHVKLKNSRHKEFGLSTEFPLLRNSFFQDRRNSFGDDGMMPSSPVFPTYMAATESAKAKTRSMSIPKQRVGFWDGCLDGNHPHKNKLSLCSSYDGESIWRN; encoded by the exons ATGGCAAAGAAGAGGAGCTGGTTTGGTTGGATAAAAAAGCTGTTTACTTGTACTGAACAGACAAAG ATAGCTAAGGAGTGGAGATGGGATTTGGGAAGGCTTGAACTTAAGCAATATCCTGCGCTTATGGCATCACAGTCACAGAGGACTCTTAGTGAGGCAACAGAAGAGATTAAGAATCGTGCTCTGAATGTTGCCATGGCAACAGCAGCCGCAGCTGAGGCTGCGGTTGCAGCTGCACAGGCTGCAGCTGAGGTTGTGAGGCTCACTGGTGCTTCAGAATGTTGCCATCTTTACAGGAAGTTGGACCCCAACTTGGCTGCCATAAAGATACAAAGTGCTTACCGAGCACATCTA GCGAGAAAAGCATTGCGAGCATTGAAAGGATTGGTGAGACTTCAAGCCATTGTTCGCGGCCGAGCTGTGAGACGCCAAGCAGTTTCAGCTTTGAAGCATCTACACGCCAATAGAAAGAGGCGACCAGAGGTCCATGAAAGGATCCTTCTTGCTGGAGACAAATTTTCCAATGATGATCAGAGTAGAACATCTGTCAGGGCAAAGAACTTAGAAGAAAAGGAACTAAAG CTTGAAGACAGCATTCAGGGAGGGTGGAATTACAGCATACTTTCGAAGGAAGACATGGAAACCATATTGTTAAAAAGGCAAGAGGCACAAATGAAGAGAGAGCGCATAAAGAAATACTCGTACTCACACAGG GAGAGAAGGAATACTTTCATGCTGCAAGATTCATTAACCAATGAAGAGTCTAGTACACAAAGATGCAGGTTAGAACCTTGGGAAAAACAGGATCTATCAAAGCCGATTTTTCGCCCAACAGATAATGATGTGCATGGAATGGTGCATGTTAAACTGAAAAATTCAAGACACAAAGAGTTTGGATTGAGTACAGAGTTTCCCCTTTTGAGGAATTCATTTTTCCAAGACAGAAGGAATTCATTTGGAGATGATGGTATGATGCCAAGTTCTCCAGTTTTTCCAACTTATATGGCTGCAACTGAATCTGCAAAGGCAAAGACAAGGTCAATGAGCATACCGAAGCAACGAGTTGGATTCTGGGATGGTTGCTTGGATGGAAACCATCCACACAAGAATAAGCTCTCCCTTTGTTCATCTTATGATGGTGAATCCATTTGGCGCAATTGA